A window from Psychrobium sp. MM17-31 encodes these proteins:
- a CDS encoding DUF4785 domain-containing protein — protein MKLSTLSLVIFTSLVTLPASAQQSAKLAPTKAQLVQLPAPEATIEKQAVHFSRPLTAHQLTAGDIGYRSVSDEYWLEIDGRTLNKGVELSINQPEAIIRLSAKQTGVNTLPADHAIDPQTLELRKDSKLVEKAFTQRVTQEQLATASILANSSAVRVSPSAGTGHFQLRVGQELAPEQQYIVNVKEKGSAIEQQLSTSQQAYLTGQQASFNATVFSKQTELADAVHTAFIKAPSGDLTPVSIEKRDDGFSFKLPQSLPENSRGQLVELHVQSKAVMDNREVLRHGKIGFAVAQPTANMTIDSATLNAAKVDLNVGSEGRYAVSGIVYGKDQSNKYVSMMESSSAYYLTPGKQSIELRFDKGILDKSNLVQPFVLRDVKLMDQSRVAVVQRQSAQQQTVLATPKVEQQVSSGSVSLLSLMGLMGLIGVSRASRMRRD, from the coding sequence ATGAAATTATCGACATTATCACTGGTGATCTTCACCTCATTAGTAACGCTGCCTGCATCAGCACAGCAAAGCGCTAAATTAGCACCGACTAAGGCGCAGTTAGTTCAGTTGCCTGCACCCGAGGCGACAATTGAAAAACAAGCAGTGCATTTTAGCCGCCCGTTGACGGCTCATCAGCTAACGGCAGGAGATATTGGTTATCGCTCGGTAAGCGATGAATACTGGTTAGAAATAGATGGCCGCACATTGAATAAAGGCGTTGAGTTGTCAATCAACCAGCCTGAGGCGATTATTCGCTTGTCCGCCAAGCAAACTGGCGTTAATACACTGCCAGCTGATCACGCCATCGATCCACAAACGCTTGAACTTCGCAAAGACAGCAAGCTGGTGGAAAAAGCATTTACACAGCGAGTAACACAGGAGCAGCTAGCGACAGCGAGTATCCTTGCTAATTCCAGTGCAGTGCGTGTTTCTCCAAGCGCTGGCACAGGACACTTTCAATTGCGAGTCGGTCAAGAGTTAGCACCTGAGCAGCAATATATCGTCAATGTAAAAGAAAAAGGCAGTGCGATAGAGCAGCAGCTTTCTACTTCACAACAGGCCTATTTAACTGGGCAGCAAGCAAGTTTCAACGCGACGGTATTTTCTAAACAGACTGAGTTAGCTGACGCTGTTCACACCGCTTTTATTAAAGCGCCTAGTGGTGATTTAACGCCTGTCTCGATTGAGAAGCGTGATGATGGCTTTAGCTTCAAATTGCCGCAATCGTTGCCAGAAAATAGTCGAGGCCAGTTAGTTGAGCTTCACGTGCAGTCCAAAGCTGTTATGGATAATCGCGAGGTGCTACGTCACGGAAAGATTGGTTTTGCTGTCGCACAGCCAACTGCCAATATGACGATTGATAGCGCAACCTTGAATGCCGCCAAAGTTGATTTAAATGTGGGGAGTGAAGGTCGATATGCCGTCAGCGGTATTGTTTATGGTAAAGACCAATCAAATAAATATGTATCTATGATGGAAAGTAGCTCTGCATATTACTTAACACCTGGCAAGCAGAGCATTGAACTGCGATTTGATAAGGGTATTCTCGACAAATCAAATTTAGTGCAGCCATTTGTATTGCGCGATGTTAAGTTGATGGATCAGAGCCGCGTGGCAGTCGTGCAGCGTCAGTCTGCGCAACAACAAACCGTATTAGCAACGCCGAAAGTAGAGCAACAAGTTTCTAGTGGTAGTGTTTCGTTATTGAGTTTAATGGGTTTAATGGGGCTGATTGGTGTGAGTCGTGCTTCGAGAATGCGTCGCGACTAA
- a CDS encoding transcriptional repressor, which produces MNKDISALLEQAQAICIERGARFTNARKKVLELMLIHGGAVSAYDLLDDLRETDSGAKPPTIYRALDFLLEQHFIHRVESQNAFIACNHFTDDHQLQLLICEGCNDVQELHSPQIQQSLNEQARLNDFLIHSQTVEARGLCHNCRED; this is translated from the coding sequence ATGAATAAAGATATTTCTGCCCTGTTAGAGCAAGCACAAGCAATATGTATAGAACGCGGTGCGCGTTTTACCAATGCCCGTAAAAAAGTTCTCGAACTCATGTTAATTCACGGCGGTGCAGTTAGCGCATACGACTTATTAGATGATTTACGTGAAACTGACAGTGGCGCCAAGCCACCGACTATCTACCGTGCATTAGATTTCCTGTTAGAACAGCACTTTATCCACCGCGTAGAATCGCAAAATGCGTTTATCGCCTGTAATCACTTTACCGATGATCATCAGCTGCAATTACTCATTTGCGAAGGCTGTAATGACGTCCAAGAGTTGCACTCGCCACAGATCCAGCAATCGCTAAATGAGCAAGCGAGATTGAACGATTTTTTAATTCACAGTCAAACTGTGGAAGCACGTGGCCTTTGCCACAACTGCCGAGAAGATTAA
- a CDS encoding chemotaxis protein CheX, with protein MNVDFINPFLDSLLNVLKTMASTELKPGKPALKKNAIAHGDVSGLIGMVGPTTKGSLSISFEESLALKVMHRMLGEAPDTINEEVTDMVGEITNMVTGGAKNLLGEKGYEFDMATPIIVSGKNHAITHLCDGTKIMIPFTSEDGNAVIEICFDQ; from the coding sequence ATGAATGTTGATTTTATCAATCCGTTTTTAGACTCCCTCCTCAATGTTCTAAAAACTATGGCCAGTACAGAACTTAAACCCGGTAAGCCAGCACTAAAGAAAAATGCCATTGCCCATGGCGATGTATCAGGTCTTATTGGCATGGTGGGACCAACCACCAAAGGTTCCCTTTCAATTTCTTTTGAAGAATCACTTGCTCTAAAAGTCATGCATCGCATGTTAGGTGAAGCACCAGATACCATTAACGAAGAAGTAACTGATATGGTAGGTGAAATCACGAACATGGTAACTGGCGGCGCCAAAAACTTGCTAGGTGAGAAAGGCTATGAGTTTGATATGGCGACCCCGATCATCGTATCTGGTAAAAATCACGCTATTACTCATTTATGTGACGGCACAAAAATTATGATTCCATTTACCTCTGAAGACGGTAATGCAGTAATCGAGATTTGTTTCGACCAATAA